aaaaagaaaaaggaaaaaggaaaaagaaaaaaaaagaatctcgTCTCGTTTAAGCCAAACGGAAAACATCGCTGTAAATGGGTGCAGTAGACGTTGGTCAGTTATTTTTGAAACCACCAGTCATATTTGTCCTTTTGTGCTGACTCTCTTAAGAAAAGGTAAAGAAGAAACtctatgaaaaattgaaaagcttttttatttttatcataggAATTTCTAAGGTCTATATCAATGGACCAATCTAAAGTTCCAAGTACATGAACCATTTGTAGACCCCTCTCACCTATGCATACCATCCAACTTGCTCCTTCATTAATAAGACCAaaattattattcatcaattttttttaaggcctCTATTCTCGTTGAGTAATTGAAATATGTATAAGAGTTAAATTACACaatgttataatatttaataacttttaattgaatttatattttaaaattttcattgtagAATTACACGTTCTGGTATGTTCTTAAAATGTATGTCAAATTTCGTGCTAATCGGATATTGTTtatcatttgatttataaactcatattttatacataattttaaacaaaaaaaaagttaaatttaaatatttaattgataacaCTGTTATTGGTCTTCGatcatttataaattttgtaagtataaaagatattataataaaatgtaatccaacaatGGATTTATAAAAATTCGCTTTAATAATTAAAAGTTTGAGACCATTAATACACATGATATAAAATCATGTGCTTTCCATATTAAGATTATGTATCAATATCATATGTATTAATGGTTTTAGACTTTCAATTAGCTTAACTATTAAGGTTTTCTCTTTGTTGAATAAATAATTTGGGATTGAATTTCgcttacttaaaaaaaaactattgctATTTTGCATGCTTGAAAGAACAATTATTATGAAACAAACGTTATAGATTTAAATCTTATCATatctatattattaaaaaaaaaagtgtacttGAAGATAAAGCCATAATTTTAGCTTTGGAGGCCAAAGTATAAACAGAAAAAtatcttgaaatttaaaagaatttaaaaagtGCCAGgatttaaaaattaactaatgaaaataaaaccaacatttattaaatgttaacaaaatataaacaagataggagatacaaaataattgtttcttaatacaatttTGATGTAGAAAAGACTATTTAACCAAATTGTTCAACAAGAGGGCTTGGCTTGGACGGCCTTACCATGTGTGAACGACCTCCCTACTTTGGAACGCAGGAACATTGCCCAACAATACTCATCACACTAGCAGTCTAAGGAGCATCGAAGTGATGATTTGACAATCGAGCTTGGAACTTCAAAGACGATTATGACCATAATCAATGAGCTATGTCTCAGAAGGAAAGGTTGGGGATCGGAACCCATGAGCCACATTCACAGGGTTCAACAGCCATAAGCCCATAATCTCTCGCCCATGACTAGAGTAATTCCCTTGATCTCACTCATGAATCATGATGACCACCTTAATGCCCATTTATGTCACAATCAAGATAATGGCTATaattcctatcaaaaaaaaaaaaagataatggcTATAATTAAAGAGCAACATGTGCCACCATCAAGTCTATAAATTCATGGAATTTCCAAcaaaataagatttaaaaagaaaaatagtgttctttactaagggtctgtttggataccgcttattttgctgaaaactgaaaactaaaaacaataaaaaaaaattattgtttactcttttttttcctgttcatatgccttggtgcactgttcatgagacaCGATCAGTGCACCAGGtgctactttaaaaaaaaaaaagtggacgTGGATGCGCTTCCCAAACGCTCACTAAATCTACTAGCTTAAGTATCAAAGACCTTAGGTTAGTGCCATCAAGCTAGGTTGATTTTCTTACATCATAGAAAGGTACTCCATTGTTGGGTgtgtgaggatacttccccaattaatcggatttatccgctttggggagccagtccctcacggtttatcaGCTCGTCCCCGAGTGCAGGCATGATTTTCACCTCGACCAAGGGCTGGCCTTGTAAtcgcaggcttgacaccaagtcccatatcggttagagttccctcccacatatggtttataagcttctggagcaaCCATATGTGTACCACTACTACACatgtgggagggaactctaaccgatgtgggacttggtgtcaagcctgcgaTTACAAGGCCAGCTCTTGGTcgaggtgaaaatcctgcctgcacTTGGGAACaagccgataaaccgtgagggactggctccccaaagcggataaatccgattaattggggaagtatcctcacagGGTGCTCTATTGATAGGTCAACCATGTGATTGTtgattcattataaatttattatataccATCTATCAAAATATGGAACTTGACATTCTTTTAAATCTTGAAAATTGtatatgattaaattatttattaaaattttcaacaatttctcttttcatgtataaaatcaaagatttttttcataatatcttcttcatttttgttgtgaaaacctaaatttgttaatattcatggttgaatatatatacTTGTTCCATAGTTGCAGTGGAAAAGTTAGAAGAGTTAGTATAAGtacaactattttataaatGAGTTAGTAGAATGTTGATATTCTACTTCTTACTTACCATGGGGCAAGTAGCATTTATAAAATACTTAATTTAtcctatttagaaaaaaaaaattattaaaggaTTTTAGTTGcataaaacaccaaaaatatagaaaaaattcttttgaaatttatgattttttaggGGGGGTGGGGGAGTTGAGGAGGGCCGCACATCATATAGCAACCGgctatttcatttttcattttttgttaacCTTTTTGAGAAAATGAATTCTAGGGATCAAGTATGTAATTTGGgccaaattttaaatatttatattagtaCTTATTCAATTtgagaatgatatatatatatatatatatatatatatatatatatatatatatatatatatatatatataattcaggGGCCGAATCTATATAAGGCCAGGGGTCATGTCCCGTATTGGTCCAAATATAACTCCAAGTCTCCAACCCTCATCCATACTATACTCTATACTCTATACTCATGTCAAAATAGGGAAtatcttgcattttttttttctagtaagCAAACTTTGATAAAATTCATTTAGATTATTGTTGGATAAAcctaattttattgatttattttaaaaataaattataaaaaataaataaataactgagtttttaaaaagttgcatataatcaaataaaaaataatttgaaacaaacaaatcaattaaaaattaagtatatTGATATCGGAGAGAAtttaagaattaataaaaaaaagatactatACTTTATTCTGGGTTAATTTTAAGATATATCATATTCTattcagcaaaaagaaaaagaaaaaaaaagatatgtcaattttttttttttgtaatctgAAAATTAAGGGTGGGAGAATTTAAACCCAAAATAtctctattaaaaataattagaagTGTTAGTTGGATATTTAAATTACACTACTATTGACTCAATTTTTTGAGAAGTGttatgttcataacatttttataatacttacataacaaatcataagtagtaaattattatttgttttaatttaaattcataaattaaatttcGTTTTTAACCACTCATAAccattaataataacttaccacattaaatttattttgaaaatgtcgtaaatataaaatttcttgaatttATTTAGTCAAGTTGAAAATGGGTGGTCAAATATGTAGTGTACCAATCTTTTGCGTGTGAAATGAATACACATGAGAAGCCGCGTGTTGTGTAAACACCATTGGTTGGAATATACGTAGTTTTATACTATACGTTGTACTATGCGTCTAGCTTTGTTaatcatgagagagagagaaagtgaagaGTATATCAGAAGCCTCAGTGCATCGCTGTTTCTCTGATTTTGATGCATacaagagaagaaagaaaaaaaaagaatttttttctttctttaaactaataaagaaaaacaaaaatttatatagaGAGGGGTGCTAGGCGAGTTTTTATGCACTTTGTCAATATCTAGCTCTGCTGCATTTGGATTTTCTCTTCAGAGTCTGAGCTCAGAACATCATCGATGAAGTTTTCCTGAGGTTAAACCCAGGTGGGttttctataaatttgtcattttctATGGTTTTGTAGCTTTTGCCACTGATCCATTTGAATgcattattgggtttttttttttttttttttttggggaccTTAAAAAATGGGTCTTGATTTTAAAGCTCAGAAAAGATTGATCATTTTGTAAAGTTTATTACTGTTCATGTATGTGTTCTTGGGGTTTCATTTTGATGCATGCATGAAGCTTTTTGGTTTTGGAAATCAATCCTGCTTCAGTGAATTTTAGGTACCCTTTTGATGCATTTGGTTGATTGattaatcaatttttgttcTTGGGCTTGAACAAAAAGGTTTTGTTCCGCTTGATTACTTTATACCCAGGCATgtttagatgatttttttttggtggaaaatCAGGTGGTTAAGGGTGCTTTTATGTGTATAATATATATCTGATCTTAGTGTTCTTCTACATAGATAAGATATATTTGATATTCCCATAATGGGTTCCTTGTTTTAAGCTTAATGCAATACTGTTTCTGTGGTTTCAGAGCTTGCTTGAATGTTTCTATTTGAGTTTCTCATTTGGGTTTTATGGGGGTTTCTTGGGTAATTATAATCTGGGCAAATTTTCATCTTGATGATCAATCTAAGGTAGCTTCAATTGTTCTTATTTCTGAATGTTCTACAGGGATTTTAAATTTGGGTTTCTAGACTAATGGTtaattagtttctttctttgttagaTGCTCATGGATTGAAGATTtatattgattttgatttgactTCTGGGTCTAAGGAActctttattccttttttttccccaaacaaataaaaaataattttatcttgCTTTCAATGGATTAATGGTTCTGAATTTCTGAATTTGAATTGGAAATTCAAaagcttttccttttcttcatcaCTAATGACTTATCTGACAGTAGAACCTATAATCGGTTTTCAAGGAAGCTTTCCATAAATGGTTACCTTgttttaaatacatttttgtATTCATAATGTTGTTTTCTTCGAGCCCCATTAATGGTTCTATACATTGTGGCACATTCTTTGGACTAAAGAATTATGATATGTGatattttcttctatttgtTTAATCAATATCTGGAACCTCCATTTCCACTTCTACCTCAATGTACAACTGAAAACCTCCATTTGGGGTAGCTACATCAACAAGCAGTTTTTATCCCATCTTGCCTTAACTAGTTCATAGCTGTTTGGTCATTGTTTACAGTTTTGCtcattattttaattgatttgtGTTTGATTCTATACTATTTTTATTAGTACTTTCATTTGATGCAGTGAGGAATAAGAGGACTgaggtttttagataatgctgAGGAAAGACATATTGACAGTAGTCTGATGGCTGATTCTGCTTCAGAGTCTTTGCAATCTGATGTATTGGGCCTGAGAAATATAAGCAGCTCACTTTTCAGTATTCCTGGTTTCATTGTAGGGTTTGGTTCAAAATGTTTATCGGAGTCGGACTCAGTCAGGAGCCCTACATCTCCTTtggatttgaaacttttttcaAATCTTAGTAATCCCTTTAGTCTTAAGTCCCCAAGATCACAATTCCAAAGTGGGCAACGAAAGAAGTGGGATTGCAATAAAGTAGGCCTTGGAATAGTAAATTCACTCTTGAATGAAACCAAACCTTCTGTGGAAGTACTTGATTCACCTCGGAGGAAGAATGTAATTTTTGGACCACAAGTGAAGACCAACATTCATAATACCCCAAAGCATTACCTTGAATCACTTAATTCTTCTGCAAAATCCAATTCTTTGCCTAAAAACTACATCTTTCCCCCACTTCCCAAAACCAGGACTCTTAGTCCCCAATTAGGTGGCACAAATGTTGTCTTTGGAGTTGAAGGAGTTTCTTCAGAAGTTGAACCAATTAAAACTATTACATCTTGCTTGTCGGATACCACCAGGTCTTCCTCCTCACACATTGACTTAACTCAGACTCATAGTTTGagtttgatgaatttttgtccTGAGAATAAAACTTCCATAATGAGTTCACCTTTGGTAATTAGTGAAGGTTCACAAGTAGTAAATTCTTTGGGTAACAAACCAAGTTCGCTTCCAATTCCGATTGGCTCGAGCCATGGGCTTATAGGTTCTCTTTCTGCGAAAGAGATAGAGCTCTCTGAGGATTATACCTGTATAATTTCTCATGGTCCAAATCCTAAAACAACACATATTTTTGGTGACTGTGTTTTGGATTGTCCCACTAATGAGTTGGCCAATTTTGGTAAGAAGGAAGAATCAGGGGTTAAATCGCCTGAAGTGCCTAAGAATCCAAATGGATTAACCCCATCTCAATCTGATGAGATTTTCAGCTTCTGTTATTTTTGCAAGAAAAGGCTGGAAGAGGGGGAGGACGTTTACATATACAGGTTTGTTTTGTTATAACTTAAAAGCTCTCTATGCCCTTTCTAGTTTACTCTATGCCAGATTTTAAGGCTTTGGTTTCCTTTGATTTCTTGCAGAGGTGATAAAGCATTTTGCAGTTTTGAGTGCCGTGCTGAGGAGATTTTTGCCGAGGAATCAGAGATAGCTTACAATAACAATTCTGAAAGCTCTCCTGAATCAAGCTACCATGAAGATTTCTTCATAATGGGTATGCCCTTCGCTTCATAATGGGCTGTGATTGCTGTCTCCAGGCTCCCATGTCAGTGATTGATGAAGTTGTCAAATTGGTGCAGCTAGATCATCTATTTATAAAGAGCTGTGTATTTGAATCTGTTTGCAGCCATGGATGATCTCTAGTACATTTTGTCATTTGCTAGTTGTGTTTCAACTTTTTGCAGTATGGGGCCTATGGGCAAGTCATGGTAGGCACGGCATAGAGCTTTTTATGGAGACATAGATATAGTCTGAAGCATGTTGTTTATCCTATAATTTTGATTAGATGGGTTGGAAGTGGCTGGAAGCCCTCGCCCATCAATTTTCATATCTTTTGCATTCCTGCCTTTGCCCTTGGTGAGAGTTCATGTAGCTGCTTTTGAACCTAATGAACTCGTTAATGCATGCATGCGGCATTTACAAATTAAATGgaacttttttatttgtgatatCTCTTACTTGATTTTTGACAATTAAAAGATCAGAAATGATGACGAATCTTGTTTCTTGATCCTGCAAGAGATTTAGAAGTAGAAGTATGTTTTCTCATTTCTGTCTTGATATAATTCTTACATAGCTAACCTAATGACAGTCTTTTACTAACTAAGAATTTTGGTCCAGTAATACAAAATGCCTTGTGAACATTGACAACCTGAATGCAGGACTTTTGCTATAGCTGATAGTTCGTAAAATCGATGGTGAGATTCTTGCTATGTTATTAAACTTTAGTGCTTTCTTGATTCCTTTTCAATAGCTAGAAACATTTGAAAGAGGCATATTACTGTTACCCAAAAAAGCTCAATCATCATTTCATCTTGTTGTAATAAGAGTTTGTGCAGAGTCTGCAGACTAGTTTGTGCTTTTTTTGGACTACTTTATCTGGCCGCCGGagccttttctctttctttgttttttttgtattttttaatgaatcagctTGAGTTATTGTTTGTTGCATTCCAGGAGTCATATAACATgtagatctctctctctatcttgtGTGCAAAGACACGCTACTAACTGGACAACAAACTTAACGCATATTTCCTTTGCACTTCTACAACATAGCATAAGCTAATCATGAATTTCCAATAGTCTCAGCACCCCAAAGCACCAAGAACACCATCTAGTTCCAGAAACATCTCAATTCTGAAATATTATCTTCAACTTCTAAAATCAGTACCCTTTAAAAGGGATTATTAATTGGTGTTCAAAGTTAGTACATAATTTGACTAGAACCTTgatcaataaattataataacaGCTATAGAATGTCATTTCTAGTCCTATATTTTCATATTATGCAATCATGATCTTAAGCACCTTGCTCTGTCCTTGGTGTGTAAATTATATTTAGctaaccaatttttttaagaaacaccAACTAATTAAGTAATTAGCATTCTTTTCAAAGCACTAACCTTTGTGGTGGTCTCATGGACTGATGGACTGGTGTATATCAAATGAAGCTTTGAACCCCACACATGATTGCAAGTCGGTTGTTAAGATAACATTAGTACCCAGGCCAGAACTCTTAATGCGGGCTCTCtcctatttaatttaaaataataataataaccccatttattcttttttcttaatgagGAACCCTTCTCCATTTAGCTCACTTTGATGGGTTCTGACTTCTGaggcaaaaaaaagaagatagtcAAATAGTCTAGTGATTTGGACATGGGTTTTTGCTAATCTGAATATGTTCTGCTATGTTTTACTAATCTTGAATATATTCTGCTTGAGTGGGCTAGTCTTTCACTCTTTTCTCATTTGTTGAGAAAAGAAGAGGCTAAGAAGATTTAAAAAAGGTTGTGACGTGGCAATCTAGCATACTTATTTAGGATAGAAAAGCATTTTCCTTGCTTGGCATATTTGTATTGGTGGAAATGCCAAAAGGAATAAGAGTCTGATCCAGCTTACATGGACCAAAGTCTGATAAGAGCTCTAGATTAGTAAAATATTTCGGAATTGCCATTCTATGCCTAATAAAATGTCTCAACAAACAAAACTTGTTGTCACACTATAATTTTCTTTACAAAGAGTAAGACTACCAtagacaatatttttcataacaatttttacattaataATTGTGTTAGTtgttttttaccatttattttcatataagcTGCGATTAACACCATTTTGTCATTTatcaataataacttgtcattaTTGTCATCTTGACAATTGtagaatattttataaaaatttttggaTTCTTGAGCTATTGGTACAATGTTAAATTAGTAATATAATAAtgttagttttaatttttttctggATTAGTAGTATTTTGGTtggttttatgaattttttttttcttctttgtaacCTGGGTAATTGGGtatgttttggttttgttttacttttgtcataacaaaaataaaaggaacaCGAACACCCTCTTTGGCTCTTCCCTTGAGGAAAATAATGTATTGGTCAAAGACAAATTATCATAGCATCAACTAGTGAAATAAAGATGgaggatattttttttttctctctctccaatttatGCAGGTTTAGCCAAAAAAGTgagaatagaaaatttttttttttttttttttgtgggaaaaaagaaaaaagtacttAAAGGAAAAACCAACGGAGAATTAATACTTGacgaaaaaaaaatacctagaTTGCACTAGCCACTTCAATGTTTAATTGCATTATCGAACATTGTGATGGTTCACTTGTGTTGGAAGCTTATGCATCTTTCGAGGCTACAATTGCACATGACAATAGATATAGAAGTGCAAAGCAATCATAATTTACATTTCATAGGATATGCCAATTTTAGAGAAATGTACtttttttaaagttgtaatttgtaaAAGAATAAACACAATTGTTGGAACTGTTAACTTTGTTCGCAAGTCATTGCAATTAGCAAATATCTCATTGGGGTTCTACTATTACCGACGCACTTATTGATAAGCCTTAGTAATGGTGCTTTGCATTGTTATGTGAAAAACACAGACAGCATCTACTTTGCCCTTTAAAAATTGCATGATACCTTTGTTATAAGTACTTACTATATATACATTAAACATTGGAATCGGGTTATTGCTTATAACAAAAGATTATTACAACTCCAAAGAACAATCTCCTTGCCAATTGCCATTAGCTTTTGTTAATGCTTcacttaaaatatttatataccTAACTCTTTGCATTGACAtcagcaatttaaaaaaaaaaaactcttcacaTTGAAAGTATAAAACAAGGAATCACGAACCATATCAAATCACTTGCTTCCCTTTTATGTGAAACTCTTTTGTATTTAATTGGTTGGAATACTCCTACTACTACCTGAACGGCTGAATCATTCTCTCTCTTGGTTAACCCCAAATTATCAAGAGGTACAACTTGAACTAAAGAGTGGTCCTTTTTATAAGAAACTGATAAAACCATTATTGtgtaaaaattaattgttcACAACTGTTGAGATTATATCTTATgattgatatataataaaaatgttgtcgATGATGAGTATATGTGAAAGTGATGTTGCACTGATCATCATTTATTGTAGGCAAATGGAACAAAAAATAGAAGTATGGAGCTCAGATTTCCAATGACTCATGTGTAGGGGGACATGCTCAAAGGAAATGACCTATTCTCTAGACCAGATAGCAACTAGCAAGATTGGTTGGAGGCACTACAAAGATTAAGTCAATGAAATGATTCACATAATAAATTCAGAAAAATCGCAAAGTAACTAGATGATGGAATGCATACCTTCCTTACTAATTTGAGAGAGTATTATAGCTAGGATTCCCTCAATGGAGGTTGGTGGTGCTTCCACATGTAGTCAAGTAGAAAACTTGACAACACCCCTCTAATGTTAATTGAGGTGACATAATTCTAGGGCTCCTTCCTTACAACTTCAAGGAGGGATAGCCTTGTTACTTTACATCAAACGCTTTATGGGGGGTTTGTGAGGATTAGTTAATGCTGGACGTAACAAATACAGTCATTTTTCTGATGCTCCTTTTAGGTAGACGAGTTTGGCAAATGGCAACTGACTTCTACGTAAGTCCTTTTCCCTAGTAGGGCTGAGGTAGACTATCCTAATGAGAGATTTAATAATTCTACGCACAACTCAATTGTACTAGGATATTTTGACCGAAGGGTCATACTTGGGGATGTGATTGATCAGTTAGCTTGAGCTCAATAGAAGGCATTTGGTTTAAGCTTCACACTTTCAGGTTGTACCCATTAAGTTGGACCGGGGGCGGAACTAAGATTTTTGGGTTGGGGAGGTGTATGTGCAAGTTAGATTTGAGCTTATATGAGGGataaaataagttatttaaCAATACATTTAAATGAAAAAGCTTAAGAGTGACAAAGGTATACAAGCTTTGACATATCACAAAGGttagagaaggagaagaagaggcCACTCTTGTACAATAAGGGTGTTATTTATTAAAAGAGAGACATTGTTTTCTACCTTCCTATCTTATCAACTTTCTACTCTCTTCTCAAAAGATCTACGAGGGTTCTTACCCTAAAAGTCCAGCTGCATGTTCCTCTTATAATCTGAGGAATATGGCTGAGTACAAAAACTGGTGTTAAGttatcatttcttatttttggacCTTGCCATAGCCGGGGTACTATTTGGAGACTAGAGGAGAGAGAATATGCCAACATGGCATTGTGGCATGCAGGTAGGTGACTCTACCATTGCCTGGGGAACAACTCTTGGGCAATGAGAGGGACATCAGAAGTACTGTAGGTGATATATGTGTCTCTGAAGTGGTCCAACATGTACTCAATAAATAAGGGGTCTTCCTATAGCTGTTGATCTTAGAAAGTCACTATCTCCCTTTTTGTGAGTGTTTGAGTACCATGTTAGAGGCATATCTTATTTCATTCCCAAGCAGTCATGCCTTTGGCACGGACCAAGGATAGGATTTTGTAGCTAACGTTTCCTCTTTCTCTGCTCATAGCCACTCCACGTGTAGGGTCCAGATCCAACCACATAGACATTCCGCCATGCCTTGGTTGGTGAAAGGTACAGGGGGAGAGGTTTGAGATTAGGCCATCGTATCgatttgcaatttaaaaatatcaaagtATATTTGTGTGTGCGTACAGGTTTGCacattagtttataaaaaagttaaatCTTTTACTCTAAACTAAGTCATAAAccatatatatgttttatacAAAAGTTACATGTTTACAAAATTATCTTACATGAGAGTTTTACATATTTCTAACTTCTATCGATTACAAAAGTTCTCTAATTTTCTATAGGCATGTATACCAaacattcaaaataaattagcaTCTTCATTGAAAGTTATGCTCGACGatagtttttcataaaatacaATTCATGGTAGTGAAAATATTAACAATTTCTTTTCttccggttttttttttttcaaggagaAGAAAATTGTTGTAGACAAAGGCCACTTAAAAATAGGAATGAGAATGGGAATGGAAAAGCCAAGCTAAACTAATGGCTTAACATAATTGACACGAGGGAGAGAGTATCAATAGTAAAAAGCTATGGTAAAACTAAGTCAATAGATTAAAAAATGACTAGATGGTATGACTTCAAGTTTGCAAAGCAAGCTTGGAAAGATCACTTAATG
The sequence above is drawn from the Castanea sativa cultivar Marrone di Chiusa Pesio chromosome 5, ASM4071231v1 genome and encodes:
- the LOC142637090 gene encoding FCS-Like Zinc finger 10-like, which translates into the protein MADSASESLQSDVLGLRNISSSLFSIPGFIVGFGSKCLSESDSVRSPTSPLDLKLFSNLSNPFSLKSPRSQFQSGQRKKWDCNKVGLGIVNSLLNETKPSVEVLDSPRRKNVIFGPQVKTNIHNTPKHYLESLNSSAKSNSLPKNYIFPPLPKTRTLSPQLGGTNVVFGVEGVSSEVEPIKTITSCLSDTTRSSSSHIDLTQTHSLSLMNFCPENKTSIMSSPLVISEGSQVVNSLGNKPSSLPIPIGSSHGLIGSLSAKEIELSEDYTCIISHGPNPKTTHIFGDCVLDCPTNELANFGKKEESGVKSPEVPKNPNGLTPSQSDEIFSFCYFCKKRLEEGEDVYIYRGDKAFCSFECRAEEIFAEESEIAYNNNSESSPESSYHEDFFIMGMPFAS